A single Pan troglodytes isolate AG18354 chromosome X, NHGRI_mPanTro3-v2.0_pri, whole genome shotgun sequence DNA region contains:
- the LOC465839 gene encoding cancer/testis antigen family 47 member B1 isoform X2 has product MSATGDRNPTQGDQEAPVSQEGAQAEAAGAGNQDGGDSGPDSSDMVPAAEVVGVAGPVEGLGEEEGEQAAGLAAVPRGGSAEEDSDIGPAMEEEEEEEEGNEAANFDLAVATRRYPAAGIGFVFLYLVHSVLRRLYHNNHIQIANRHLSRLMVGPHAAAPNLWDHPPLLLLSQRLGAGAAAREGEGLGLMQEAASVQEAASVPEPAVPADLAEMAREPAEEAAEEKPPEEAAEEKLTEEATEEPAAEEPTSEEPVAPEVTKSQPEKWDEEAQDAAGEEEKEQEKEKDAENKAENSKGT; this is encoded by the exons ATGTCTGCCACAGGGGACCGAAACCCGACCCAAGGGGACCAGGAGGCCCCGGTAAGCCAGGAGGGAGCACAGGCCGAGGCGGCCGGAGCTGGTAACCAGGATGGCGGCGACTCCGGCCCCGACAGCAGCGACATGGTGCCTGCGGCCGAGGTGGTCGGAGTGGCAGGGCCCGTGGAAGGCCTCGGGGAGGAGGAGGGTGAGCAGGCGGCAGGCCTGGCCGCAGTCCCCCGGGGAGGGAGCGCCGAGGAGGACTCAGACATCGGGCCCGcgatggaggaagaggaggaggaggaagaggggaacgAGGCGGCCAACTTCGACTTGGCGGTGGCCACCCGTCGGTACCCGGCGGCGGGCATTGGCTTCGTGTTCCTGTACCTGGTCCACTCCGTTCTCCGCCGCCTCTATCACAACAACCACATCCAGATAGCGAACCGTCACCTCAGCCGCCTGATGGTGGGGCCCCATGCTGCTGCGCCCAACCTCTGGGACCACCCTCCCCTGCTGCTGCTGTCccagaggctgggtgcaggggctgcAGCCCGGGAAGGCGAGGGCCTGGGCCTGATGCAGGAGGCTGCGTCGGTCCAGGAGGCCGCGTCGGTCCCAGAGCCTGCAGTGCCAGCTGACCTGGCCGAGATGGCCAGGGAGCCCGCGGAGGAGGCCGCAGAGGAGAAACCCCCAGAGGAGGCCGCAGAGGAGAAGCTCACAGAGGAGGCCACAGAGGAACCGGCCGCAGAGGAACCGACCTCAGAGGAGCCCGTGGCCCCCGAGG TCACTAAATCTCAGCCCGAAAAGTGGGATGAAGAAGCCCAAGATGCTGCAGGcgaggaagagaaagaacaagaaaaagagaaggatgcGGAAAACAAGGCAGAGAACTCCAAAGGGACCTAG
- the LOC465839 gene encoding cancer/testis antigen family 47 member B1 isoform X1 produces the protein MSATGDRNPTQGDQEAPVSQEGAQAEAAGAGNQDGGDSGPDSSDMVPAAEVVGVAGPVEGLGEEEGEQAAGLAAVPRGGSAEEDSDIGPAMEEEEEEEEGNEAANFDLAVATRRYPAAGIGFVFLYLVHSVLRRLYHNNHIQIANRHLSRLMVGPHAAAPNLWDHPPLLLLSQRLGAGAAAREGEGLGLMQEAASVQEAASVPEPAVPADLAEMAREPAEEAAEEKPPEEAAEEKLTEEATEEPAAEEPTSEEPVAPEEVTKSQPEKWDEEAQDAAGEEEKEQEKEKDAENKAENSKGT, from the exons ATGTCTGCCACAGGGGACCGAAACCCGACCCAAGGGGACCAGGAGGCCCCGGTAAGCCAGGAGGGAGCACAGGCCGAGGCGGCCGGAGCTGGTAACCAGGATGGCGGCGACTCCGGCCCCGACAGCAGCGACATGGTGCCTGCGGCCGAGGTGGTCGGAGTGGCAGGGCCCGTGGAAGGCCTCGGGGAGGAGGAGGGTGAGCAGGCGGCAGGCCTGGCCGCAGTCCCCCGGGGAGGGAGCGCCGAGGAGGACTCAGACATCGGGCCCGcgatggaggaagaggaggaggaggaagaggggaacgAGGCGGCCAACTTCGACTTGGCGGTGGCCACCCGTCGGTACCCGGCGGCGGGCATTGGCTTCGTGTTCCTGTACCTGGTCCACTCCGTTCTCCGCCGCCTCTATCACAACAACCACATCCAGATAGCGAACCGTCACCTCAGCCGCCTGATGGTGGGGCCCCATGCTGCTGCGCCCAACCTCTGGGACCACCCTCCCCTGCTGCTGCTGTCccagaggctgggtgcaggggctgcAGCCCGGGAAGGCGAGGGCCTGGGCCTGATGCAGGAGGCTGCGTCGGTCCAGGAGGCCGCGTCGGTCCCAGAGCCTGCAGTGCCAGCTGACCTGGCCGAGATGGCCAGGGAGCCCGCGGAGGAGGCCGCAGAGGAGAAACCCCCAGAGGAGGCCGCAGAGGAGAAGCTCACAGAGGAGGCCACAGAGGAACCGGCCGCAGAGGAACCGACCTCAGAGGAGCCCGTGGCCCCCGAGG AAGTCACTAAATCTCAGCCCGAAAAGTGGGATGAAGAAGCCCAAGATGCTGCAGGcgaggaagagaaagaacaagaaaaagagaaggatgcGGAAAACAAGGCAGAGAACTCCAAAGGGACCTAG